The DNA segment TGCGGCTACTGCACGCGACTGAAGTCGCAGCTGACCAAAGCGGGCATCGCGTACCGCGACATCGACATCGAAGCCGTTCCCGGAACAGCCGAACTCGTCGCGACGATCAACGGCGGAAACCAGACGGTGCCGACCGTGCTGTTCCCTGACGGGTCGTCGGCGACCAATCCCTCGCTCGCGGAGGTCACGGCACGCCTCGCGGCGTGACACCACGCGATCCGCCCGACCCAGCTGGAGGCACCATGACAGCCCTGCCCGAATTCCTGTCGACCTGGATCACCGAGCAGCGCTGGTACGCGGGCAAGGGCCGAGCCCCGGTCTGGGAGAGACTCGGCGGGTTCGACCTGCCCGACCCGGACGGGCAGGCTCACATCACCGTCCACCTCTTCCTCGACACGGCCGAGCGGCCCCTGCTCTATCAGGTGCCGCTGACCGAGAGGTCGGCACCTGTCGCCGGACTCGATCATGCCCTCATCGGCAGCTACGAGGAGAACGGCGTCACCCGGTTCGTCTACGACGGCCCGCGGGACGAGGCCTGCGCCAAGGCAATCCTTCGCCTCATCCTCGACGAGGGCGCCGTACTCCCCGACGATGGCGCGCCCGGCATTGCCGCGCGCGGACACTGCGTCCCGACGACGCCCGCGATCGAGATCCGTGGTGCCCGCGTGCTCTCCGGCGAGCAGTCGAACACCTCGATCATCTACGACATGGTCGGGCTCGACGGCACTGGGGCCAAGCCGATCATCTGCAAGGTGTTCCGGTCGCTGCATCACGGCGAGAACCCCGATGTGACGCTCCTCAGTGCTCTCGCCGGCGCTGGCTCAACCGTCGTGCCGCAGTCCATCGGACACATCAACGGCCAGTGGCACGACACGGGAGAACCGACGGGGTTCGCCCACGGCCACCTCGCCTTCGCTCAGGAGTTCTTCCCCGGCGTCGAGGATGCCTGGCGCGTGGCCCTCGAGGCGGCGGAGGCGGGCGAGGACTTCACCGAGCGGGCACGCACCCTGGGCGAGGCCACCGCCGACGTGCACACGACCCTCGCCGGAGTACTTCCGACGCACGCGGCCGCCCCACGCGACATCGCCGCGACCATCGCGAGCATGCGGGCCCGGTTCGACGAAGCGGTCGCGGAGGTGCCGGGGATCGAGCAGCACCGCGCGGCGCTCCAGTCCGTCTATACGCGGGCAGCGACATCCGTCTGGCCCGCCATGCAGCGCATCCATGGCGACTTTCACCTCGGCCAGGTGCTCTGGGTGCCCGGCCGCGGCTGGATCATCCTCGACTTCGAAGGCGAGCCGATGCGCCCCATGCTCGAGCGTGCGCGGGAGGACTTCCCTCTGCGGGATGTCGCCGGGATGCTGCGCTCATTTGACTATGTCGCCGGCTCCGTCGCCCAATCCCGCGGCCAGTCCGTGACCGACTGGGCGCTCGCGGCGAGGCGTGCATTCCTTGACGGGTATATCTCCGGCTACGGCACGGACCTGCGGGCGGACCGTTCGCTGCTCGATGCGTTCGAGATTGACAAGGCCCTGTACGAGGCTGTCTACGAGGCGCGCAACCGACCCGCTTGGCTCTCGATACCGCTCGCCGCGATCGACCGGCTGGTGGAACGCGCCGCCTCCTGACCCAGGGTCCGCACGCCAGGCGAACCGCCCACACCTGTCCCCTCAAGCGCCCGGAACCCGACACAACCGGGCAACTCGCAGCCCCCGCAACGTCAGTGCAACTGGCCCGAGACCTCGAGCGCCTCGCGCAGCAGGTGCATGAGGGCGTCGAGCTGCAGACTCGACTCACCGATCACCACGGAATCGTCGCCGTCGAGAGCGCGGGCGGCGAGGCCAGCCTTGCTGCCGATGAGCTCGGCGATCTTCGCGTCGATTGTCTGCGCCGCGATGATGCGCCACGCCGTGACAGGCTCTTCCTGGCCGATGCGGTGCACACGGTCGATCGCCTGCGTCTGCTCCGCGCTCGTCCAACTGAGCTCCGCGAGCACGACGTTCGACGCGGCCTGCAGGTTGAGGCCCACGCCGGCCGCCGTAAGCGACGCGACGACGACGGAGACATCCGGATCGTTGTTGAACGCGTCCACCTGTGCCTGCCGGAAGGCGGCGGTCTGGTCGCCTCGGATCGAGACGGTCTTGAGGCCGCGCTTCGCGAGGGTCTGCTCCGCGATGTCCATGACGTCGATGTGCTTCGCGAAGAAGACCACCTTGCCCACGGACCGGGCGAGCTGCGCGGTGTAATCGGCGGCGAGCACAGCCTTGGCCGTTCCGATCTTGCGCACCATCGTGAAGACATTCTCGCCCGTCTTGGCCGCCTTGGACTCCTCCAGCTCGGCTTGGGCGACGAGCCGCACGAGCGCGTCCCTGTCGATCTCGTCGGGATTCTTCGACAGCTCGAGGCCGCGGTTATAGCGGTCGAGGAGGCGCTTCGACAGAGCCGCCTCGGCCTCGCGGATGGAGCGGCCCACCTCGTCGTCGAGTTCGACGGGCAGGTCGGCGATGCGCTTC comes from the Marisediminicola antarctica genome and includes:
- a CDS encoding mycoredoxin, producing MTVNYTPDAGGITMFSTPWCGYCTRLKSQLTKAGIAYRDIDIEAVPGTAELVATINGGNQTVPTVLFPDGSSATNPSLAEVTARLAA
- a CDS encoding maltokinase N-terminal cap-like domain-containing protein is translated as MTALPEFLSTWITEQRWYAGKGRAPVWERLGGFDLPDPDGQAHITVHLFLDTAERPLLYQVPLTERSAPVAGLDHALIGSYEENGVTRFVYDGPRDEACAKAILRLILDEGAVLPDDGAPGIAARGHCVPTTPAIEIRGARVLSGEQSNTSIIYDMVGLDGTGAKPIICKVFRSLHHGENPDVTLLSALAGAGSTVVPQSIGHINGQWHDTGEPTGFAHGHLAFAQEFFPGVEDAWRVALEAAEAGEDFTERARTLGEATADVHTTLAGVLPTHAAAPRDIAATIASMRARFDEAVAEVPGIEQHRAALQSVYTRAATSVWPAMQRIHGDFHLGQVLWVPGRGWIILDFEGEPMRPMLERAREDFPLRDVAGMLRSFDYVAGSVAQSRGQSVTDWALAARRAFLDGYISGYGTDLRADRSLLDAFEIDKALYEAVYEARNRPAWLSIPLAAIDRLVERAAS